One segment of Rhodopirellula baltica SH 1 DNA contains the following:
- the thrC gene encoding threonine synthase, with protein sequence MSLAVESKPDVDHQTTYFRCISGCSARHSIFDVIYTCPTCGSLLEVYHEREPLKKKNAYQWQQLFDSRASTSKWPFGSGVWGMREWVVPSLADENVVSMFEGNTNLFWAERLGAQLGVPDLWIKLCGNSHTGSFKDLGMTVLVSVVKQMMAQGSSVKAVACASTGDTSAALAAYAAYAGIPAVIFLPAGKVSTAQLIQPVANGAHVLALDTDFDGCMKIVQEVTKDNSIYLANSMNSLRIEGQKTVGIEMVRQFEWEVPDWIIIPVGNLGNISALYKGFKLMMDLGLINRMPRLVAAQTERANPFYTAYKNGFAEKVSVTAQDTLANAIRIGDPVSYAKAVKAVQETNGIVEQASENELAEASASADLTGMFTCPHTGVALAVLKKLIDRGEISPKDKTVVISTAHGLKFTDFKVGYHESTLEGIDSKHANPAVHLPADANAVKDEIARRLEQHNG encoded by the coding sequence ATGTCTCTCGCCGTCGAGTCCAAACCGGACGTGGACCACCAAACCACCTATTTCCGCTGCATTTCAGGCTGCAGCGCGAGGCACTCGATCTTTGATGTGATCTACACCTGCCCAACCTGCGGCAGTCTGTTGGAGGTCTATCACGAGCGAGAACCGCTGAAAAAGAAGAACGCCTATCAGTGGCAACAGCTTTTTGATTCGCGTGCCAGCACCTCGAAATGGCCGTTTGGCAGTGGCGTTTGGGGCATGCGAGAGTGGGTCGTTCCATCGCTGGCAGACGAAAATGTCGTCAGCATGTTCGAGGGAAACACGAACCTCTTCTGGGCCGAGCGACTTGGCGCCCAACTCGGTGTTCCCGATCTGTGGATCAAACTTTGCGGCAACAGCCACACGGGCAGCTTCAAAGACTTGGGCATGACCGTTTTGGTCAGCGTCGTCAAACAAATGATGGCTCAAGGCAGCAGCGTGAAAGCTGTCGCCTGTGCCAGCACCGGTGACACCAGTGCGGCTCTGGCCGCCTATGCCGCATACGCCGGTATCCCCGCAGTGATCTTTTTGCCCGCTGGAAAGGTCAGCACGGCCCAGTTGATCCAGCCGGTCGCAAATGGCGCACACGTGCTGGCTCTCGATACCGACTTCGACGGATGCATGAAAATCGTCCAAGAAGTGACCAAGGACAATTCAATCTACCTCGCCAACTCGATGAACAGCCTTCGCATCGAAGGTCAAAAAACGGTTGGCATCGAAATGGTTCGCCAATTCGAATGGGAAGTTCCGGATTGGATCATCATCCCGGTTGGCAATCTCGGAAACATCAGCGCTCTCTACAAGGGATTCAAGCTGATGATGGATTTGGGACTGATCAACCGCATGCCTCGATTGGTCGCCGCCCAAACCGAACGAGCCAACCCGTTTTACACCGCATACAAGAACGGCTTTGCAGAAAAGGTCAGTGTCACCGCTCAAGACACACTGGCCAATGCAATCCGCATCGGTGATCCGGTCAGCTATGCCAAAGCAGTCAAAGCTGTCCAAGAAACCAACGGCATCGTTGAACAGGCCTCCGAAAACGAGTTGGCGGAAGCGTCCGCGTCCGCTGACCTGACCGGCATGTTCACATGCCCACATACCGGCGTCGCACTGGCTGTGCTGAAGAAACTGATTGACCGAGGTGAGATCTCACCAAAGGACAAGACCGTTGTCATCAGCACCGCTCACGGATTGAAGTTCACGGATTTCAAAGTCGGCTACCACGAGTCAACGCTCGAAGGCATCGACAGCAAACACGCCAACCCGGCGGTTCACTTGCCCGCCGATGCAAACGCTGTCAAAGACGAGATCGCCCGCCGCCTGGAACAGCACAACGGCTGA
- a CDS encoding substrate-binding domain-containing protein — translation MARYWLGCLGLILVIGCSKSDSSSTVKTQSGSDVVADASADATGFPRQCGDYTVLGILTDNQDNSKAKENAETTLLRHPNVACLVGLWSQNTPMILAGLRSSDAIGKVAVVGFDEHPDTLAGIRDQSVYGTIVQQPYAFGYRSVQWLTTMAKGGEVEVPESGMIIIPHRSITGANVNEFAADIDAIKSGKGPILSGEQQIDGSGVRVAYITNSLDPFWTLADAGCKRAAEQFGCEVDVQMPSSGSIEEQKRFLESNVAAKVDGIAISPIDPENQVAMINDACKVTPVICQDSDAPASRRKFYLGTSNYLAGRAAGKLIQEAIPEGGEVMLFVGKMEVLNAQERSQGIMDELAGKPIPAILQGN, via the coding sequence ATGGCTCGTTATTGGTTGGGATGTCTTGGATTGATTCTGGTGATTGGATGCAGCAAATCTGATTCCAGTTCCACGGTGAAAACACAATCAGGTTCCGATGTGGTGGCCGATGCATCCGCAGATGCGACCGGTTTTCCACGTCAGTGTGGCGACTACACCGTTTTGGGCATTTTGACGGACAATCAAGACAACTCAAAAGCCAAGGAAAACGCCGAGACAACTTTGCTGCGTCATCCGAATGTGGCTTGCCTGGTCGGGTTGTGGAGCCAAAACACGCCGATGATTTTGGCCGGCCTTCGAAGCAGCGATGCGATTGGAAAAGTCGCGGTGGTTGGTTTCGATGAGCACCCGGACACTTTGGCGGGGATCCGTGACCAATCGGTTTACGGCACGATCGTCCAGCAACCCTACGCATTCGGTTATCGCAGCGTGCAGTGGCTGACAACGATGGCAAAGGGCGGCGAAGTTGAGGTGCCGGAGTCGGGAATGATCATCATCCCTCACCGATCGATCACCGGTGCAAACGTCAACGAGTTTGCCGCAGACATCGATGCGATCAAGTCAGGCAAAGGACCGATCTTGTCCGGCGAGCAGCAGATCGACGGATCAGGAGTGCGTGTGGCCTACATCACCAATTCGTTGGATCCGTTTTGGACTTTGGCCGATGCCGGTTGCAAGCGTGCGGCGGAACAATTCGGATGCGAAGTTGATGTGCAGATGCCGTCGAGCGGTTCCATCGAAGAGCAAAAGCGATTTTTGGAATCCAATGTCGCGGCAAAGGTGGATGGGATCGCGATCAGCCCGATCGATCCTGAAAACCAAGTGGCAATGATCAACGATGCTTGCAAAGTCACCCCTGTGATTTGTCAGGACAGCGATGCACCGGCTTCGCGTCGCAAGTTCTATCTCGGGACAAGCAATTACTTGGCCGGGCGAGCTGCCGGCAAGCTGATTCAAGAAGCCATTCCGGAGGGCGGTGAAGTGATGCTGTTCGTCGGGAAAATGGAAGTGCTCAACGCGCAGGAACGCAGCCAAGGCATCATGGACGAATTGGCGGGCAAGCCAATTCCCGCGATCTTGCAAGGCAATTGA
- a CDS encoding metallophosphoesterase family protein: MTRTAILSDIHGNLSALEAVLADVESQKVDRIVCLGDVVGYGPEPCACLDTVMGFDFCVLGNHDSSSLFDPEGFNVAAEQAIFWTRSQLEETGDDPGASRKRIEYLCALPRTVREDHWLFVHGSPRGPTNEYVFPEDAQNTKKMEKLFSLVPRVCFQGHTHVPGVFTMEQRFVRPADTGTGYSLADPNAKLMINVGSVGQPRDGDPRSCYAIVEPDLVMFRRVEYDIERTVQAIEKEAELDNFLGYRLREGR, encoded by the coding sequence GTGACACGTACAGCCATTCTTAGCGACATCCACGGAAACCTGTCCGCGCTCGAAGCCGTCCTCGCGGACGTTGAATCGCAAAAGGTTGACCGTATCGTCTGTTTAGGCGATGTGGTCGGTTACGGTCCGGAACCCTGCGCCTGCCTCGATACCGTGATGGGTTTCGACTTTTGCGTTTTGGGAAATCACGACAGCAGTTCGCTGTTCGACCCGGAAGGATTCAACGTCGCTGCCGAACAAGCGATCTTCTGGACCCGCAGTCAGCTGGAAGAAACCGGCGACGATCCGGGAGCAAGCCGCAAACGAATTGAATACTTGTGTGCGTTGCCTCGAACCGTTCGTGAAGACCACTGGTTGTTTGTCCATGGTTCGCCACGTGGACCAACGAACGAATACGTCTTTCCAGAAGACGCCCAGAACACTAAGAAAATGGAAAAGCTGTTTTCGCTGGTCCCGCGAGTTTGCTTCCAGGGCCACACGCATGTTCCCGGTGTGTTCACGATGGAGCAACGCTTTGTCCGTCCCGCTGACACCGGAACCGGATATTCGCTGGCCGATCCCAATGCGAAATTGATGATCAACGTTGGCAGCGTTGGTCAACCACGTGATGGCGACCCTCGCAGCTGCTACGCGATTGTGGAGCCGGACTTGGTGATGTTTCGACGAGTCGAATACGACATCGAACGAACGGTCCAAGCAATCGAAAAAGAAGCGGAGCTGGACAACTTCCTGGGCTACCGTCTTCGCGAAGGTCGCTGA
- a CDS encoding metallophosphoesterase family protein yields MKRALISDIHGNLEALQAVLEDIDSVGVQEVICLGDIIGYGPNPCECLDLVMRRCKHTILGNHDQAALFDPDGFNPMALRAIYWTRDELDSGKGGPAQVNARWDFLGELPRFIDDGEFKFVHGSPRDPTNEYVFPEYMYDARKMEILFGKIDQYCFMGHTHLPGVFTTECEFVTPDECDHTYALGNNKLMINVGSVGQPRDENNQSCYIILDTDAKTVTYRRVEYDFEKTAQKIYAQPDLDDALGDRLKRGH; encoded by the coding sequence GCTGCAAGCGGTTCTGGAAGATATCGACTCAGTCGGTGTCCAAGAAGTCATATGCTTGGGCGACATCATTGGTTACGGGCCCAATCCGTGTGAGTGCCTGGATCTGGTGATGCGCCGGTGCAAACACACCATTCTTGGCAACCACGACCAAGCGGCCCTGTTTGATCCAGACGGCTTCAACCCGATGGCACTCCGAGCGATCTACTGGACTCGCGATGAGCTGGACAGTGGCAAAGGCGGTCCCGCACAAGTCAATGCTCGGTGGGATTTCCTCGGGGAGCTGCCTCGATTCATCGATGACGGCGAATTCAAGTTCGTCCACGGTTCGCCTCGCGATCCAACCAATGAATACGTCTTCCCTGAATACATGTACGACGCTCGCAAGATGGAAATCTTGTTTGGCAAGATCGATCAATACTGCTTCATGGGTCACACCCACCTGCCGGGCGTGTTCACCACCGAGTGCGAATTCGTCACGCCGGACGAATGCGATCACACCTACGCGTTGGGCAACAACAAACTGATGATCAACGTCGGCAGTGTTGGCCAGCCGCGAGACGAGAACAATCAATCGTGCTACATCATCTTGGATACCGATGCGAAGACGGTGACCTACCGCCGCGTCGAATACGACTTCGAGAAGACGGCTCAAAAGATTTACGCTCAACCCGATCTGGACGATGCCCTCGGCGACCGACTGAAACGAGGACATTGA